In the genome of Xanthocytophaga agilis, one region contains:
- a CDS encoding hemolysin family protein codes for MELLIILLLIILNGIFSMSEIAIVSSRKTRLEQAAKSGNSGARIALKLAGEPNTFLSTVQIGITLIGIVTGVFGGASMAEMLAPTFAKIPLLAPYSQTIALTLVVLLITYLSLVVGELVPKRIGMNAPEKIAMLVARPMDILSRVTAPFVWLLSKSTEFLLTIFQVKTSEEAPVTEAEIRSLIGHGTRSGIFEEIEQDIVERVFNLSDRKAGSVMTSRLDLIWLDIEDSLATNLKTIAETDQEVFLIGRENIDQIEGVVSTKKLLDALIQQKLSRLEEVMLKPVFVPESMDAFRILELLKDAQVPAAVVIDEFGTVQGLVTLQDLFMAMVGEGAGGSEEEKWIVTREDGSCLVDARLPVDEFIHYFELDDVDDEDRAGFHTVGGLILDLAGRIPKTGEVFTWHTYKLEVVDMDGNRIDKLLVSQNT; via the coding sequence ATGGAACTCCTTATCATACTTTTATTAATTATCCTCAATGGCATTTTTTCTATGTCTGAGATTGCCATTGTCTCTTCAAGAAAAACCCGTTTGGAACAGGCAGCTAAATCAGGTAATAGTGGTGCCCGTATTGCATTGAAACTTGCAGGTGAACCGAATACCTTTTTATCTACAGTGCAGATAGGTATTACTCTCATCGGTATTGTAACAGGTGTGTTTGGAGGGGCCAGTATGGCAGAGATGTTAGCACCTACGTTCGCTAAAATACCTCTGCTAGCACCATATAGTCAAACTATTGCGTTAACACTTGTGGTATTGTTAATCACTTATCTCTCACTGGTAGTAGGTGAACTGGTTCCCAAGCGAATCGGGATGAATGCACCCGAAAAAATAGCCATGCTGGTAGCACGTCCTATGGACATCTTATCCAGAGTTACAGCACCGTTTGTCTGGTTATTAAGTAAGTCAACAGAGTTCCTTCTGACTATATTTCAGGTAAAGACATCAGAAGAAGCACCTGTCACTGAAGCCGAAATACGCTCTCTGATTGGACATGGTACCCGCAGTGGTATATTTGAGGAAATTGAACAGGATATTGTAGAACGCGTTTTTAATCTCTCAGACCGGAAGGCGGGATCGGTAATGACCAGCCGACTGGACCTTATCTGGCTGGATATAGAAGACTCCTTAGCGACAAATCTCAAAACCATAGCAGAAACAGATCAGGAAGTTTTCCTGATCGGACGAGAAAACATTGATCAGATAGAAGGAGTGGTAAGTACAAAAAAGTTGCTGGATGCATTGATTCAGCAAAAGCTTAGCCGTCTGGAAGAAGTTATGCTTAAACCTGTATTTGTTCCTGAATCCATGGATGCCTTTCGGATACTGGAATTGTTAAAAGATGCACAGGTTCCAGCAGCTGTGGTGATAGATGAATTTGGTACGGTTCAGGGATTGGTAACCTTACAAGATCTGTTTATGGCAATGGTTGGAGAAGGTGCAGGAGGCAGTGAAGAAGAAAAATGGATTGTTACCAGAGAAGATGGGTCCTGTCTGGTTGACGCCCGCCTACCAGTAGATGAATTCATTCATTACTTTGAACTAGATGACGTAGATGATGAAGACAGAGCAGGATTTCATACGGTTGGAGGTTTGATACTTGATCTGGCAGGTCGCATACCTAAGACAGGTGAAGTCTTTACCTGGCATACCTATAAACTGGAAGTAGTAGATATGGATGGAAACCGGATTGACAAGCTGCTGGTTAGCCAGAATACATAA
- a CDS encoding AraC family transcriptional regulator translates to MQDIGPLLTLYKQNHRLPILLISPTFGHLSPEIANQYGLTHRKNHYFFFFMIEGFTKHGVDLQQFEIKNNQLLFILPHQIHQLPSGQKGTDYFKLGFDESCLSLLPKHYPFLINPLNNQKIHLTPSAAARLKSIFELLRELLREMDTDPELILAHLNSLLTEINTAYFATDKRPVDEKLSKYISFKLYVENNLTDHTPIQNIAEELTLNTNSLYTIVKHYSGLSPKEFITNRLILEAKRRLYYSESHSIKELAYDLGFNDPEYFSRLFKKVTGKTINIFVQDLSGY, encoded by the coding sequence ATGCAGGACATCGGACCACTTCTTACTCTTTATAAACAAAATCACCGGCTTCCTATCCTCCTTATCTCTCCTACCTTCGGACATCTCTCTCCGGAAATTGCCAACCAGTACGGTCTTACTCATCGCAAAAATCATTATTTTTTCTTCTTTATGATTGAAGGTTTTACTAAGCACGGCGTTGACCTCCAACAATTTGAAATAAAAAACAACCAACTTCTATTCATCCTTCCTCACCAGATTCACCAGCTGCCATCTGGCCAAAAAGGTACCGACTATTTCAAACTCGGGTTTGATGAAAGTTGCCTTTCACTGTTACCCAAACACTATCCTTTTCTGATCAATCCTCTCAACAACCAGAAGATCCATCTTACTCCATCAGCGGCGGCAAGGCTAAAATCCATCTTTGAGTTACTACGCGAATTACTCCGCGAAATGGATACAGATCCTGAACTCATTCTTGCACATCTCAATAGCCTGTTAACAGAGATCAACACTGCCTATTTTGCGACAGACAAACGTCCTGTAGATGAAAAGCTATCCAAATACATCTCTTTTAAACTCTATGTAGAAAACAATCTCACTGACCATACCCCAATACAGAATATTGCAGAGGAACTGACGCTTAATACCAACAGCTTATATACTATTGTTAAACACTATTCCGGACTTTCTCCCAAAGAATTTATCACCAATCGTCTCATACTGGAAGCCAAACGCCGTCTGTATTATTCAGAAAGTCATTCTATCAAAGAACTGGCCTATGATCTGGGTTTCAATGATCCGGAATACTTCTCCCGTCTG